The following proteins are co-located in the Pseudanabaena sp. BC1403 genome:
- a CDS encoding serine/threonine-protein kinase: MSNLLDNRYRVTSVLGSGGFGETYLAEDTKMPSNRRCVIKQLKPVADNPQMYELLQQRFHREAAVLETLGEESRYIPKLYANFAENGLFYLVQEWIDGLTLTETIERNGKWNENAVRQLMVSILQTLIYVHDRGIIHRDIKPDNIILRSGEPVLIDFGAVKEIINVSTIRSSAQQVHSIVIGTPGFMASEQAAGRPFFASDLYSLSLTAIFALTGKYPQELGTDPQTGEVLWQNHLTGISADLKAIFAKVLQFDPRDRYSSAREMLEALQPTQLLNQSPPKQPPTPPAMSNMQTVAVTPRGYTPPTIPDQSVYVYQPQQDPKKKIFGQLLVTIIVGGAVGAAIALGVVISQNGGIVAFWNKISPFNKAAAKVPFYFLADSAFEDAEKANLRVEKLKSLGYKEAGVFWIPDYPNLGSNKFQQVYTSQFKDIESCKSKLKEHLKFVEDAYCALASPNEKDSVQRISGSDILQPTASPSPLPTATPSKTPTATPSPVRPSPEQAIREYYSLINDRQFQNAWQNLTPKFQRDRAGGYQTFTDWWQTVSQVSINGVRLVESKENSAIIDIDLTYRKDKAIFPETLRMSLVWNESSKQWQINETQRQ, encoded by the coding sequence ATGTCAAACCTTTTAGATAACCGCTATCGCGTCACTAGTGTCCTAGGCAGTGGCGGCTTTGGGGAAACCTATTTGGCTGAAGACACCAAAATGCCATCTAACCGTCGATGCGTGATTAAGCAGCTTAAACCTGTTGCTGACAATCCGCAGATGTACGAATTATTGCAGCAAAGATTTCACCGTGAGGCAGCAGTCTTAGAAACCTTGGGCGAAGAAAGCCGCTATATTCCCAAACTCTATGCAAACTTCGCGGAAAATGGGTTATTCTATTTAGTCCAAGAATGGATTGATGGTTTAACACTTACGGAAACAATTGAACGTAACGGTAAATGGAATGAGAATGCTGTCCGACAATTGATGGTTAGTATTCTCCAAACCTTAATCTATGTACACGATCGCGGTATTATTCATCGAGATATTAAGCCCGATAATATTATTTTGCGTTCTGGTGAACCTGTATTAATTGATTTTGGTGCGGTTAAAGAGATTATCAATGTCAGCACAATCCGCAGTTCGGCTCAACAGGTACATTCGATTGTGATCGGTACACCAGGGTTTATGGCATCGGAGCAGGCGGCTGGTAGACCCTTTTTTGCTAGCGATCTTTACAGTCTTTCGCTAACTGCCATCTTTGCACTTACGGGTAAATATCCACAGGAGCTAGGTACTGATCCACAAACTGGAGAAGTACTATGGCAGAATCACTTAACAGGAATTAGTGCTGATTTAAAAGCAATATTTGCAAAAGTTCTACAATTTGATCCACGCGATCGCTATAGCTCCGCGAGAGAAATGCTAGAAGCGTTGCAACCAACTCAACTATTAAATCAATCTCCGCCAAAACAACCTCCAACTCCACCAGCAATGTCGAATATGCAGACGGTGGCAGTCACACCTAGAGGCTATACACCGCCTACTATTCCTGATCAATCTGTTTATGTATATCAGCCTCAACAAGACCCTAAAAAGAAGATATTTGGTCAATTACTCGTAACAATAATTGTCGGTGGGGCTGTCGGGGCTGCGATCGCTCTAGGTGTAGTCATCTCTCAAAATGGCGGCATCGTTGCATTCTGGAACAAAATTTCCCCATTTAATAAAGCTGCTGCTAAAGTTCCATTTTATTTTCTGGCTGATTCTGCTTTTGAGGATGCTGAAAAAGCAAATCTTAGAGTAGAAAAATTGAAATCTCTAGGATATAAAGAAGCAGGAGTGTTTTGGATACCTGACTATCCCAATTTAGGAAGCAATAAATTTCAACAGGTATATACTAGCCAATTCAAAGATATTGAAAGTTGTAAGTCTAAGCTCAAGGAACATCTTAAATTTGTAGAAGATGCGTATTGCGCTCTGGCGAGTCCTAACGAAAAAGATTCAGTACAAAGAATTTCTGGGAGCGATATCCTACAACCTACAGCTTCACCTTCGCCTTTGCCTACAGCAACACCCTCAAAAACACCAACCGCAACTCCATCTCCTGTAAGACCATCTCCAGAACAAGCAATTCGAGAATATTACAGCCTCATCAATGATCGCCAATTTCAAAACGCATGGCAAAATCTCACACCCAAATTTCAACGCGATCGGGCTGGTGGATACCAAACCTTTACTGATTGGTGGCAAACTGTAAGTCAAGTTTCTATCAATGGAGTACGTCTTGTTGAATCTAAAGAGAATTCTGCAATCATTGATATTGACCTTACTTATCGCAAAGATAAAGCTATTTTCCCCGAAACTTTGCGGATGAGTTTAGTTTGGAATGAATCCTCAAAACAATGGCAAATCAATGAAACTCAAAGACAGTAG
- the dapA gene encoding 4-hydroxy-tetrahydrodipicolinate synthase: MSEIDFGRLLTAMITPFDIEGNVDYAKAEQLAIHLVETGTDTIVVCGTTGESPTLSWDEEYKLFSVLQQTIAGKAKIMAGTGSNSTSEAISATIKAAHLGLDGTLQVTPYYNKPPQEGLYQHFRAIAEAAPELPILLYNVPSRTGCKLEPETVAKLAEISNIIGIKEATGDLDQASQIRALTPAEFSIYSGDDSLTLPLMAVGAKGVVSVASHLVGTQLQAMMQSFVAGKVQEALQIHIQLFPLFKALFLTSNPIPLKVALRLLGLDTGVVRSPLVAGNAELEAKLKVVLQEIGIIA; encoded by the coding sequence ATGAGTGAAATCGATTTCGGGCGTTTACTAACGGCAATGATTACTCCCTTTGATATAGAAGGGAATGTTGATTATGCGAAAGCAGAACAGCTTGCCATTCATTTGGTTGAGACAGGAACTGATACGATTGTCGTGTGCGGTACGACGGGTGAGTCACCAACTCTTAGTTGGGATGAAGAATATAAATTGTTTTCGGTGCTACAACAGACGATCGCTGGTAAAGCGAAAATCATGGCAGGCACGGGATCTAATTCTACTTCAGAAGCAATCTCAGCTACCATAAAAGCCGCACATCTCGGATTAGATGGTACACTGCAAGTAACACCGTATTACAACAAGCCTCCGCAAGAGGGTTTATATCAACATTTTCGAGCGATTGCTGAAGCTGCGCCAGAGCTTCCGATTCTTCTCTATAATGTTCCTAGTCGCACGGGTTGCAAACTAGAACCTGAGACTGTTGCTAAGTTAGCCGAAATCTCTAATATTATTGGGATTAAGGAAGCAACAGGTGATTTAGATCAAGCTAGCCAAATTCGTGCCCTCACACCAGCCGAATTTTCGATCTATTCGGGTGATGACTCACTAACATTGCCATTAATGGCTGTGGGTGCAAAGGGAGTTGTCAGCGTTGCCTCGCATCTGGTTGGCACGCAACTGCAAGCAATGATGCAATCCTTTGTCGCAGGTAAAGTGCAAGAAGCTTTGCAAATTCATATTCAGCTTTTTCCTTTGTTTAAGGCTTTGTTCTTAACCAGTAATCCTATTCCTCTCAAAGTGGCTTTGCGCTTGTTGGGGTTAGATACAGGCGTGGTGCGATCGCCTCTAGTGGCAGGTAATGCCGAACTCGAAGCCAAGCTGAAAGTTGTATTACAAGAAATTGGAATTATTGCTTAA
- a CDS encoding aspartate-semialdehyde dehydrogenase — protein MSKNYNVAILGATGAVGTELLALLEERNFPLGKLKLLASERSAGQSIKFAGEDLIIEAVIESSFDDIDIVLASAGGSISKKWLPIATKAGAVSIDNSSAFRMHPDVPLIVPEVNPEAAAHHKGIIANPNCTTILMAVAIYPLHQVQPIQRIVAATYQSASGAGARAMEEVKVQSQAILNGEPAVTEILPYPLAFNLFPHNSPMTDNSYCEEEMKMVNETRKIFGDYDIRITATCVRVPVLRAHSEAINLEFAHPFNPDKAREILATAAGVRLVEDFSKNYFPMPIDASGKDEVLVGRIRQDISHPNGLELWLCGDQIRKGAALNAVQIAELLIAKALI, from the coding sequence ATTTTGGGAGCAACAGGCGCAGTTGGTACAGAGCTTTTGGCATTGCTGGAAGAAAGAAATTTTCCTTTAGGTAAGTTGAAACTTTTAGCTTCGGAGCGTTCGGCAGGTCAGTCGATTAAATTTGCTGGGGAAGACTTAATCATTGAAGCCGTCATCGAATCTTCTTTTGATGATATTGATATTGTTCTTGCTTCCGCAGGTGGCAGTATCTCTAAAAAATGGCTACCGATCGCTACCAAAGCAGGAGCAGTATCCATTGATAACTCCAGTGCTTTTCGGATGCATCCCGATGTGCCATTGATTGTGCCAGAAGTTAATCCTGAAGCTGCCGCGCATCACAAGGGTATTATCGCTAACCCCAACTGCACGACAATTTTGATGGCTGTGGCAATATATCCACTACATCAGGTTCAGCCGATCCAGCGTATTGTCGCCGCTACTTATCAGTCTGCAAGTGGCGCAGGCGCAAGAGCCATGGAAGAAGTAAAAGTACAGTCACAAGCAATTCTCAATGGTGAACCTGCTGTAACTGAGATTTTGCCCTATCCCCTCGCTTTTAACCTTTTCCCCCACAACTCGCCAATGACGGATAATTCCTATTGCGAGGAAGAGATGAAAATGGTCAATGAGACTCGCAAAATCTTTGGCGATTATGATATTCGGATCACGGCAACTTGTGTACGGGTTCCCGTATTGCGTGCGCATTCTGAAGCGATTAATCTAGAGTTTGCTCATCCCTTTAATCCAGACAAAGCTAGAGAGATTCTGGCTACAGCAGCTGGCGTAAGGTTGGTAGAAGACTTTAGCAAAAATTATTTCCCGATGCCCATTGATGCTAGTGGCAAAGATGAAGTTTTAGTAGGACGAATTCGTCAAGATATTTCTCACCCTAACGGTTTGGAATTATGGCTATGTGGCGATCAAATCCGTAAAGGAGCTGCATTGAATGCTGTTCAGATTGCCGAATTACTAATTGCCAAAGCTCTTATCTAA
- a CDS encoding 2-phosphosulfolactate phosphatase family protein yields the protein MKIFVYHTPELVPAEGNPDCAIAVDILRATTTIATALAAGAEGVQVFSDLDELMRVSEAHPPELRIRVGERGGKTVEGCDLGNSPFDFTPDVVKGKRIFMSTTNGTRSLQKIANAKSVLACAMINLGSVLRYLRETKPETVWIVGSGWEGSYSLEDTTCAGAIMANLEDEADFGNDEAIAAATLYKAWKGEVEDLFYQASHGKRLLNLNGAEDIAYCAKIDVVDVLPKQSSAGLLVAA from the coding sequence ATGAAAATCTTTGTTTATCACACGCCTGAGTTAGTGCCTGCTGAAGGAAATCCAGATTGCGCGATCGCTGTTGATATTTTGCGAGCAACCACTACGATCGCCACAGCCCTTGCTGCGGGAGCTGAGGGAGTGCAAGTATTTTCCGATCTTGATGAGCTAATGCGCGTCAGCGAAGCACACCCACCAGAGTTACGGATTCGCGTTGGTGAGCGTGGGGGAAAGACTGTAGAAGGTTGTGATTTGGGGAATTCGCCCTTTGACTTTACGCCTGATGTCGTAAAGGGTAAGCGGATTTTTATGAGTACTACTAATGGCACGCGATCGCTACAAAAAATCGCCAATGCTAAGAGTGTTTTGGCTTGCGCGATGATTAATCTTGGCTCAGTATTGAGGTATCTTCGCGAAACTAAGCCTGAAACTGTGTGGATCGTTGGCTCTGGCTGGGAAGGTAGCTATTCGCTTGAGGATACTACTTGCGCGGGTGCGATCATGGCTAATCTCGAAGATGAGGCTGATTTTGGAAATGATGAAGCGATCGCAGCCGCAACCCTATACAAAGCTTGGAAAGGTGAGGTTGAAGACTTATTTTATCAAGCAAGTCACGGCAAACGCTTGCTCAACCTTAACGGCGCGGAAGATATTGCCTACTGTGCCAAGATTGATGTCGTCGATGTGCTACCAAAACAATCCAGTGCAGGCTTGCTAGTTGCCGCCTAG
- a CDS encoding BLUF domain-containing protein has protein sequence MKRLTYISKFARSLTKKEIESIGSISQTNNSREGITGVLLCCSGIFFQILEGEEDRIDGLYKKILEDDRHDQILCLKSELNVSQRRFPDWSMEVIVLDENNDILLQPIKILLQTLADSQTILASYTQSGVLQAIANGINPLTLVPRYTEKIIFFADIISFTSITEKLEVTEVVDLLNQFFTICTKAITSRGGEVTKFIGDCVMAYFDGDRADESLQASLDILAELEMLRNQAPANSPLRVLYIGIGLSKGTVLEGNIGSQTKKEYAVIGDAVNVASRIEALTRQLNRFLVFSSAVREGLSDRWQPVRLGDFKAKGKDAIVEVYSIDDVLTFQKSDFQKLKQEIKQHLELISTPTPELV, from the coding sequence ATGAAAAGGCTAACCTATATTAGTAAGTTTGCGCGATCGCTTACCAAAAAGGAAATTGAGAGCATTGGTAGTATTTCGCAAACAAATAACTCTAGAGAAGGTATTACAGGAGTTTTACTTTGCTGTAGTGGTATATTTTTTCAGATTTTAGAGGGGGAAGAAGATAGAATTGATGGCCTCTACAAAAAGATTTTAGAAGATGATCGCCACGATCAAATTTTGTGCCTAAAATCAGAACTAAACGTCTCGCAGCGAAGATTTCCAGATTGGTCAATGGAAGTAATCGTCCTTGATGAAAATAACGATATTTTGTTGCAACCAATTAAGATTTTGCTGCAAACTTTGGCAGACTCACAAACAATCTTAGCAAGCTATACGCAGTCGGGAGTTTTGCAAGCCATAGCGAATGGAATTAATCCACTTACACTAGTTCCTCGCTATACAGAAAAGATCATTTTCTTTGCTGATATTATTAGTTTTACAAGCATCACCGAAAAACTAGAGGTAACAGAGGTTGTCGATTTACTTAATCAATTTTTTACTATTTGTACTAAGGCGATCACATCTAGGGGTGGTGAAGTCACTAAATTTATTGGTGATTGTGTGATGGCATATTTTGACGGTGATCGAGCTGACGAATCTCTGCAAGCAAGTTTAGATATCCTTGCAGAACTAGAGATGCTCCGCAATCAAGCTCCAGCGAATAGTCCGTTACGAGTTCTCTATATAGGTATTGGCTTATCGAAAGGAACAGTATTAGAGGGGAATATCGGTTCCCAGACTAAAAAGGAATACGCTGTTATCGGTGATGCTGTAAACGTTGCCTCAAGGATTGAAGCATTGACTAGACAATTAAATCGATTTTTGGTGTTTTCGTCGGCTGTACGTGAAGGCTTAAGTGATCGCTGGCAACCTGTGCGGCTGGGCGATTTTAAGGCGAAGGGAAAAGATGCGATCGTCGAGGTTTATTCGATTGATGATGTCTTAACTTTCCAAAAATCGGACTTTCAGAAGCTAAAACAAGAAATTAAGCAACATCTTGAATTAATTAGCACGCCAACCCCAGAGTTGGTATGA
- the cbiT gene encoding precorrin-6Y C5,15-methyltransferase subunit CbiT, giving the protein MSEPIWSYVTPGIPDELFDRLPGIPMSKCETRLLIIGQLRLKADSILWDIGAGTGTIPIETGLLCPKGKIVAIERDEDVAGLIAKNCQKFGVNNVEIKIGSAPECLTSMSTDPDRICIEGGRSVSEILEYCWERLQDEGRAIATTNSLEGLYAISESFAKLQARNVEVVQSSVNRLETRGNRQVFAAVSPMFIISGEKL; this is encoded by the coding sequence ATGTCAGAACCTATTTGGTCTTATGTCACCCCCGGTATACCTGACGAATTATTCGATCGCTTACCAGGAATACCGATGAGCAAATGCGAGACGAGGCTATTAATTATCGGTCAGTTGCGTCTCAAAGCAGACTCGATACTGTGGGATATTGGAGCAGGTACTGGGACAATCCCCATTGAGACTGGGTTGCTCTGTCCTAAAGGGAAAATTGTCGCGATTGAACGCGATGAAGATGTAGCGGGATTGATTGCCAAAAATTGCCAAAAATTTGGCGTAAATAATGTTGAGATTAAAATTGGCAGTGCACCAGAATGCCTGACAAGTATGTCAACAGATCCTGATCGCATTTGTATCGAGGGTGGGCGATCTGTATCAGAAATTCTGGAATATTGTTGGGAGCGTTTGCAAGATGAGGGCAGGGCGATCGCAACTACGAATAGTCTGGAAGGTTTATATGCAATTTCTGAAAGTTTTGCCAAACTACAAGCGCGAAACGTGGAAGTTGTGCAGTCTTCTGTGAACCGTTTAGAAACTCGTGGAAACCGTCAAGTCTTCGCGGCAGTTAGTCCCATGTTTATTATTAGCGGCGAAAAACTGTAA
- the rpiA gene encoding ribose-5-phosphate isomerase RpiA — MSISAEDIKKLKQEVGIAAAQRVKSGMVVGLGTGSTTAFAIEELGRRIAAGELTDIVGIPTSFQASVLGKKYGIPIRSLDDVDRVDVAIDGADEVDPNKTLIKGGGAAHTREKVVDSLAALFIVVVDESKLVDKLGSTFAVPIEVLPMAVSPVTRAVEKLGGKPDLRMGVKKDGPVITDQGNMVLDVTFDAIADAAELEKTLNNIPGVVENGLFVGVTDLILVGEFKDGKPQIREIS, encoded by the coding sequence ATGAGTATTTCTGCTGAAGATATTAAAAAGTTAAAACAAGAAGTTGGCATCGCAGCGGCGCAACGGGTGAAGTCGGGCATGGTGGTTGGCTTAGGTACTGGCTCAACTACTGCCTTTGCGATCGAGGAGCTAGGAAGACGCATTGCAGCGGGTGAACTAACCGATATTGTCGGCATCCCCACTTCTTTCCAAGCTTCAGTCTTGGGTAAAAAATATGGCATTCCGATTCGGAGTCTTGATGACGTTGATCGCGTTGATGTAGCAATCGATGGTGCTGATGAGGTTGACCCCAATAAAACTTTGATTAAAGGTGGTGGCGCAGCGCATACCCGCGAGAAGGTAGTCGATTCACTTGCGGCTCTGTTTATCGTTGTTGTTGATGAGTCGAAATTGGTCGATAAGCTCGGCTCGACTTTTGCCGTGCCAATCGAAGTATTGCCGATGGCAGTTTCTCCTGTAACCAGAGCTGTAGAAAAGCTAGGTGGCAAACCTGACCTGCGGATGGGTGTGAAGAAAGATGGCCCCGTGATAACAGATCAAGGCAACATGGTTTTAGATGTCACCTTTGATGCGATCGCAGATGCTGCCGAACTTGAGAAAACCTTGAACAATATCCCTGGCGTTGTCGAGAATGGTCTATTTGTCGGTGTTACCGATCTAATTTTAGTTGGTGAATTTAAAGACGGAAAACCCCAAATTCGCGAAATCTCTTAA
- a CDS encoding DUF167 domain-containing protein, with the protein MKKSVKVKPNSKKQAIIEELDGSLTVHLKSPPVDGKANKELVELLAKKFNLPKSHITIQLGLSSRNKLVEIKE; encoded by the coding sequence ATGAAGAAATCGGTTAAGGTCAAGCCTAATTCTAAAAAGCAAGCCATTATCGAAGAGTTAGATGGAAGTCTGACGGTGCATTTAAAATCTCCACCCGTTGATGGCAAGGCCAATAAGGAATTAGTTGAACTTTTAGCTAAAAAGTTCAACTTGCCAAAATCTCACATCACGATTCAATTGGGCTTATCTAGTCGAAACAAATTAGTAGAGATAAAAGAGTAA
- a CDS encoding ribonuclease J — translation MPTTNTPSLKIIALGGLHEIGKNTWVFEYNDEIMLLDGGLSFPDDMMPGVNVVLPDMTYLRENKHKIKGMIVTHGHEDHIGAISFHLKQFEIPVIYGPRLAMALLEDKLREAGVLNRTELRRVMPRDVVRVGTNFFVEFIRNTHSIADSFSIAINTPAGMVIHSGDFKIDHTPVDGEFFDLARLAEHGEKGVLALISDSTNAELPGITPSERAVYPNLEKYIMMAKGRVIITTFASSVHRVNMILDIADKQGRVVGVVGRSMLNVIAHARNLGYIKCRDDLFQPLQNLRHYRDDQILILTTGSQGESMSALTRMSNSSHRQLEVRQGDTVIFSANPIPGNTIPVVRTIDRLIALGANVIYGKDKGIHVSGHGSQEEHKMMLALVRPKFFFPAHGELRMLKQHAKMAEAMGIPSENIVIAENGDVVEVCQDYMRIVDKVPSGVELVDSSRDGMVKGDVLRDRQQISGEGIFTIAVSVGLDGKLSTNPDIQLSGVVLPMEHSQIIALVAKAIDNSLANSWGNYARNVGSLEIDWIGLRGQLERDLTRVLRQQIQSKPMIVFLLQTPPNSTQSAPAPAAKPNALGVTLKSGSNKVIPKVDQESSNGNGNGNGAAIEAPVATGAATASVGRRKRTAATV, via the coding sequence ATGCCTACAACCAACACTCCTTCTCTCAAAATAATCGCTCTCGGTGGACTCCATGAAATCGGCAAAAACACATGGGTGTTTGAATACAACGATGAAATCATGCTGCTTGATGGTGGTTTGTCTTTTCCTGACGACATGATGCCAGGTGTAAACGTCGTCTTGCCTGACATGACTTATTTGCGAGAAAACAAGCATAAGATCAAGGGCATGATTGTCACCCACGGTCATGAAGATCATATCGGTGCGATTTCTTTCCATTTAAAGCAGTTTGAAATTCCTGTTATTTATGGCCCACGTTTAGCGATGGCGCTACTCGAAGATAAACTCCGTGAAGCTGGCGTACTAAATCGCACTGAATTGCGCAGAGTTATGCCTCGTGATGTTGTTCGTGTCGGTACTAACTTCTTTGTGGAGTTTATTCGTAACACTCACTCGATCGCGGATAGTTTCTCGATCGCTATTAATACACCTGCGGGGATGGTAATTCACTCTGGAGATTTCAAGATTGACCATACTCCCGTTGATGGTGAATTTTTTGATCTCGCTCGTCTAGCTGAACATGGCGAGAAAGGCGTATTGGCTTTGATTAGTGACTCCACTAATGCCGAACTTCCTGGGATTACTCCTTCGGAAAGAGCTGTATATCCTAACCTTGAGAAATACATCATGATGGCAAAGGGGCGTGTGATTATTACCACATTTGCTTCTTCAGTCCATCGTGTCAACATGATTTTGGACATTGCCGATAAGCAAGGTCGTGTGGTTGGTGTAGTTGGCCGATCGATGCTCAACGTCATTGCCCATGCCCGCAATCTTGGCTACATTAAGTGCCGCGATGACCTATTCCAACCTTTACAAAATCTCCGTCATTATCGTGATGATCAAATTCTGATTTTGACTACAGGCTCTCAAGGTGAGTCGATGTCTGCCTTAACAAGAATGTCAAATTCTAGTCATAGACAATTGGAAGTACGTCAAGGCGATACAGTGATTTTCTCGGCAAATCCGATTCCAGGTAACACGATTCCAGTTGTTCGTACCATTGACCGCTTGATAGCACTTGGTGCAAATGTAATCTATGGTAAGGACAAAGGTATCCATGTTTCGGGACATGGTTCTCAAGAAGAACACAAAATGATGTTGGCGCTTGTCCGTCCGAAGTTCTTCTTCCCTGCTCACGGTGAGTTGAGAATGCTCAAGCAGCACGCGAAGATGGCTGAAGCAATGGGTATACCTAGCGAAAATATCGTGATTGCCGAAAATGGTGATGTTGTTGAAGTTTGTCAAGATTATATGCGGATTGTCGATAAAGTTCCTTCTGGTGTCGAACTAGTTGATTCTTCTCGCGATGGCATGGTGAAGGGCGATGTATTACGCGATCGCCAACAGATTTCTGGCGAAGGTATCTTCACGATCGCTGTATCTGTCGGTCTTGACGGTAAGCTCTCCACAAATCCTGACATTCAACTAAGTGGCGTGGTTCTACCGATGGAACATTCCCAAATTATTGCTTTAGTTGCTAAGGCGATCGATAATTCTTTGGCTAATTCTTGGGGTAACTATGCTCGCAATGTCGGTTCTTTAGAAATTGATTGGATCGGTTTACGTGGTCAACTTGAGCGCGACCTCACTCGTGTCTTGCGTCAACAGATTCAAAGTAAGCCAATGATTGTATTCCTGTTGCAAACACCTCCCAATTCCACTCAATCCGCTCCTGCTCCTGCCGCAAAGCCTAATGCCTTAGGTGTGACCTTAAAATCAGGCAGCAATAAGGTTATTCCTAAAGTTGATCAAGAAAGTAGTAATGGTAATGGTAATGGTAATGGCGCTGCCATTGAAGCACCTGTCGCGACTGGTGCTGCTACAGCTAGCGTTGGCAGACGCAAGCGCACTGCTGCAACTGTTTAG
- a CDS encoding BLUF domain-containing protein, whose protein sequence is MKRLTYISNFSRSLTRKEIENIENISQVNNAKEGITGILLSCNRTFFQILEGDDDRVDHLYEKILKDDRHQQVVCIRLDRNITEKYFPNWSMKVIMLEDNTDTLLQPIKILLQALGESKAVLANYTHSGVLQAMENGINPLTLIPRYTEKIILFADVMGFASITEKLQVTEVVELLNQFFTVCTSEIVAKGGEVTKFIGDCVMAYFDGDRADDALQASLNILSELEVLRARAPVNSPLRILYIGIGLSKGTVLEGNIGSQTKKEYTVIGDAVNVASRIESLTRQLNRFLVFSEAVRDGLSDHWKILKMGDFYAKGREAIVEVYSIDDPLASQKSDFHSLKQEIKDQLELIGNQTIEPCKQRKTLFMLYDP, encoded by the coding sequence ATGAAACGGCTAACCTATATCAGTAACTTCTCGCGATCGCTTACGAGAAAGGAAATAGAAAACATCGAAAATATTTCGCAAGTAAATAATGCTAAGGAGGGGATTACAGGAATTTTACTAAGTTGTAACAGAACTTTTTTTCAAATTTTGGAAGGTGATGATGATCGCGTCGATCATTTGTATGAAAAAATCTTAAAAGACGATCGTCACCAACAAGTTGTATGTATTAGGTTGGATCGAAACATTACTGAGAAATATTTCCCCAATTGGTCGATGAAAGTAATCATGCTAGAGGATAACACCGATACTTTACTCCAACCGATCAAAATATTGTTGCAAGCCTTGGGAGAGTCAAAAGCAGTTTTAGCGAATTATACTCATTCAGGGGTTTTACAGGCTATGGAAAATGGAATCAATCCACTCACCTTAATCCCTCGTTATACTGAAAAAATCATTCTATTCGCAGATGTTATGGGCTTTGCGAGTATTACTGAAAAATTACAAGTGACCGAAGTTGTAGAGTTACTAAACCAATTTTTTACAGTTTGCACTTCAGAGATCGTTGCTAAGGGTGGGGAAGTCACAAAATTTATAGGCGATTGCGTGATGGCATATTTCGATGGCGATCGCGCAGATGATGCTTTACAAGCAAGTCTAAACATTCTTTCAGAATTAGAGGTTTTACGCGCTCGCGCACCTGTCAATAGCCCATTACGAATTCTCTATATTGGGATAGGACTGTCTAAGGGAACGGTTTTAGAAGGAAATATAGGTTCTCAAACAAAAAAAGAGTATACAGTAATCGGCGATGCAGTCAATGTTGCATCAAGAATTGAATCGCTAACCAGACAGTTAAATAGATTTTTAGTATTTTCTGAAGCAGTACGCGATGGACTTAGCGATCACTGGAAGATCCTAAAAATGGGTGATTTCTATGCCAAAGGAAGAGAAGCGATCGTGGAAGTGTATTCGATTGACGATCCTTTAGCATCTCAAAAATCAGATTTTCACAGCTTAAAACAAGAGATTAAGGATCAGCTTGAACTCATAGGGAATCAAACTATAGAACCTTGCAAGCAACGCAAAACACTTTTTATGCTGTACGATCCCTAA